One genomic window of Clostridiaceae bacterium includes the following:
- the brxL gene encoding protease Lon-related BREX system protein BrxL, with protein sequence MDELSRKLNQYFAGRVVRKDLTKKIKEGANVPVYVLEYLLGMYCATDDEEGITEGVETVKRILAENFVRPDEAEKVKSKIREIGKYTVIDKVSVKLNEKKDVYEAEFSNLGIKGVEISPAYIKQYEKLLCGGIWCIIKMDYYYDEEAKGTSPFNISNLTPIQMPNLDMEEIMNGRKNFTKDEWIDVLLRSVGMEPTRFENTVKWHLLARMIPLVENNYNLCELGPRGTGKSHIYKEISPNSILVSGGQTTVANLFYNMASRQIGLVGLWDCVAFDEVAGITFKDKDGIQIMKDYMASGSFARGKEEKNASASMVFVGNINQSVDILLKTSHLFEPFPEAMANDTAFFDRMHYYIPGWEIPKMRPEFFTDEYGFITDYISEFIREMRKRSFSDALDKFFKLGNNLNQRDVIAVRKTVSGLVKLIYPNGEFTRDDIEEILRYALVGRRRVKEQLKKIGGMEFYDVHFSYIDNETMNEEFVSVPEQGGGKIIPEGMGKPGHLYTIARGKSGMIGVYKIETQVISGTGKFEKTGLGSDREAKESIETAFRYFRANSKKVSGSISVTTKDYLMHIQDIHGVGMASEFALAAFVALCSGALGKPPLSQLVVLGSLSIGGTIIKVEELANVLQVCFDAGAKKVLLPLTSAVDIPTVPPELFSKFQISFYQSAEDAVFKALGVE encoded by the coding sequence ATGGATGAATTAAGCAGGAAACTTAATCAATATTTTGCCGGCAGGGTTGTAAGAAAGGACCTGACAAAAAAGATAAAAGAAGGAGCAAATGTACCCGTTTATGTTCTTGAATATCTTCTGGGCATGTATTGCGCAACAGATGATGAAGAAGGTATAACCGAGGGCGTTGAAACAGTAAAAAGAATCCTGGCTGAAAATTTTGTGCGTCCTGATGAAGCAGAGAAAGTAAAATCCAAGATAAGGGAAATAGGGAAGTATACCGTTATAGACAAGGTTAGTGTAAAACTCAATGAAAAGAAAGATGTATACGAGGCCGAATTTTCAAATTTAGGGATAAAGGGAGTGGAAATTTCCCCTGCATATATAAAACAATATGAAAAACTTCTTTGCGGGGGAATATGGTGCATTATCAAAATGGATTATTATTATGATGAAGAAGCCAAAGGGACAAGCCCTTTTAATATTAGCAATTTGACTCCCATACAAATGCCTAATCTTGACATGGAAGAGATAATGAACGGAAGAAAAAATTTCACAAAAGATGAATGGATAGATGTTCTGTTACGCTCAGTTGGAATGGAACCTACGAGGTTTGAAAACACTGTAAAGTGGCATCTTTTAGCCAGAATGATACCTCTTGTGGAAAACAATTATAACCTGTGTGAATTGGGACCTCGAGGCACAGGAAAATCTCATATTTATAAAGAAATATCGCCAAACAGCATACTGGTATCGGGAGGTCAAACGACTGTAGCTAATTTATTTTATAATATGGCTTCCAGACAGATTGGCCTTGTTGGACTTTGGGATTGTGTGGCCTTTGACGAGGTAGCGGGCATTACATTTAAAGATAAAGATGGGATACAGATAATGAAGGATTACATGGCATCTGGGTCCTTTGCCAGAGGGAAGGAAGAGAAGAATGCCTCTGCTTCTATGGTATTTGTGGGAAATATTAACCAAAGTGTAGATATACTCCTGAAAACATCCCACCTATTTGAGCCCTTTCCTGAGGCAATGGCAAATGACACTGCGTTTTTTGACAGGATGCATTATTATATACCCGGATGGGAGATACCCAAAATGCGTCCTGAATTTTTTACAGATGAATACGGCTTTATTACAGATTATATATCTGAGTTTATAAGAGAAATGAGAAAACGGTCTTTTTCTGATGCTTTGGATAAGTTCTTTAAACTGGGAAACAATTTGAATCAAAGAGATGTTATTGCAGTAAGAAAGACAGTATCAGGACTTGTAAAGCTCATATACCCTAACGGTGAGTTTACAAGAGACGATATCGAAGAAATATTGCGTTATGCACTGGTAGGCAGAAGGCGTGTTAAAGAACAGTTAAAGAAAATAGGTGGCATGGAGTTTTATGATGTCCATTTCTCATATATAGATAATGAAACAATGAATGAGGAATTTGTTTCAGTTCCGGAACAGGGCGGTGGTAAAATAATTCCTGAAGGTATGGGTAAACCAGGTCATTTGTATACTATTGCCAGAGGAAAGTCAGGTATGATAGGTGTTTATAAAATTGAAACCCAGGTAATATCAGGTACCGGTAAATTTGAAAAGACGGGACTTGGTTCTGACAGGGAAGCAAAAGAAAGTATTGAAACAGCCTTCAGATACTTCAGAGCGAACAGCAAAAAGGTAAGTGGCAGCATAAGTGTTACTACAAAGGATTACTTAATGCATATACAGGATATACACGGAGTAGGGATGGCCTCTGAATTTGCTCTAGCGGCTTTTGTGGCTTTATGTTCAGGAGCCTTAGGTAAGCCACCTCTTAGCCAATTGGTTGTTTTGGGTTCCCTTAGTATAGGCGGTACAATTATAAAGGTTGAGGAACTGGCAAATGTGTTGCAGGTGTGTTTTGATGCGGGAGCAAAAAAAGTACTTCTTCCGTTGACTTCTGCGGTAGATATTCCTACTGTTCCTCCTGAATTGTTTTCAAAGTTCCAGATTTCTTTCTATCAGAGCGCTGAGGATGCGGTATTTAAGGCACTTGGGGTAGAGTAG
- a CDS encoding HNH endonuclease, with product MEGWKLQRGEYTKEHLSEDEIWMKFNYIFSTKSVNRTSYKFCFIKSLLENIFNVDEEGYLSFDHIYEKFSEIYWYLVIRYKLKQGDTGINNTEKKTSIEIIFDTFIEKYPALSRHMSFEAIDEKIKIQIINIVKQKCKRNVIGAIYGDTGGTFYSFDLAKEILKLHPDVLSFFKKYKYILLKLNHYEWIKFLEKVNKEEDSNSLVEKLDYATKRSNLTVYRDLLYENFNRCNCFYCGRKLSTSMVVDHFIPWVFVRDDKLWNFVLSCSQCNSSKSDRLAEKNYIGKLLAQNDYIVTHSNNIYIVKKEYKIYHPKKIVKMYNCAKFNGFEAGWTPKSIND from the coding sequence ATGGAAGGATGGAAATTGCAGAGAGGTGAATATACAAAAGAACACCTTTCAGAAGACGAGATATGGATGAAATTTAATTACATCTTTTCTACCAAATCTGTGAATAGAACAAGTTATAAGTTTTGCTTTATAAAATCTCTTCTTGAAAACATATTTAATGTTGATGAAGAAGGGTATTTAAGTTTTGACCATATTTACGAAAAATTTTCAGAAATTTACTGGTATTTAGTGATTAGATATAAACTTAAACAAGGAGATACTGGAATTAATAATACTGAGAAAAAGACAAGCATTGAAATCATTTTTGATACATTTATTGAAAAATATCCTGCTTTATCCCGCCATATGAGCTTTGAAGCTATTGATGAAAAAATTAAAATTCAGATTATAAATATAGTTAAGCAAAAATGTAAAAGAAATGTTATAGGAGCTATTTATGGTGATACCGGTGGAACTTTTTATTCATTTGACCTGGCAAAGGAAATATTGAAACTGCATCCAGATGTATTGAGTTTTTTCAAAAAATATAAATATATTTTATTGAAGCTCAATCATTATGAGTGGATTAAGTTTCTTGAGAAAGTTAACAAAGAAGAGGATTCAAATTCTTTGGTAGAAAAACTTGACTATGCAACTAAAAGAAGTAATCTTACTGTTTATAGAGATTTATTATATGAGAATTTCAACAGATGCAATTGTTTTTATTGTGGACGGAAATTAAGTACTTCAATGGTAGTTGATCATTTTATTCCCTGGGTGTTCGTGAGGGATGATAAACTCTGGAATTTTGTATTAAGTTGCAGTCAGTGTAATAGTAGTAAAAGTGATAGGTTAGCAGAAAAAAATTATATAGGTAAACTACTTGCTCAAAATGATTATATAGTAACTCATTCCAACAATATATACATTGTAAAAAAGGAATATAAGATCTATCATCCGAAAAAAATTGTTAAAATG